A genome region from Corynebacterium uberis includes the following:
- a CDS encoding class I SAM-dependent methyltransferase, producing the protein MGHTGANPSVEELEQFYQSHEQLWSGQPNSTLVDLVSTLGLTPGTALDIGCGEGADAAWLAEQGWQVTAIDPAPTAARRTAQRVPQATVKAQYLSECAGSAGAYDLVCCSYGQLPATDATLRDLAQVVRPGGILVALHHDLDKLTDEHVAMPQWLADNLNGWQCVRAGTAQRSVATGAGAHHHDDVYVVLRRPDSA; encoded by the coding sequence ATGGGACACACGGGAGCGAACCCCAGCGTTGAAGAGCTGGAGCAGTTTTATCAATCCCACGAGCAGCTGTGGTCCGGCCAGCCCAACTCCACGCTGGTGGATCTGGTCAGCACCCTGGGCTTGACCCCAGGTACGGCGCTGGATATCGGCTGCGGGGAGGGCGCGGATGCCGCGTGGCTGGCCGAGCAGGGGTGGCAGGTCACGGCCATTGATCCCGCCCCCACGGCCGCGCGGCGCACCGCGCAGCGCGTGCCGCAGGCCACGGTCAAGGCGCAATACTTGTCCGAGTGTGCCGGATCTGCGGGCGCCTATGACCTGGTGTGTTGCTCCTACGGGCAGCTGCCGGCCACGGATGCGACGCTGCGCGACCTTGCCCAGGTGGTGCGCCCCGGCGGGATATTGGTGGCGCTGCACCATGATCTGGACAAGCTCACAGACGAGCACGTGGCCATGCCGCAGTGGTTGGCCGACAACCTGAACGGCTGGCAGTGCGTGCGCGCCGGTACGGCGCAGCGCAGCGTGGCCACCGGCGCGGGGGCGCACCACCACGATGACGTCTACGTGGTGCTGCGCCGCCCGGACAGCGCTTAA